Part of the Candidatus Sulfotelmatobacter sp. genome is shown below.
AGCTTGGCCTGGCCGAGCACGCTGAGGATGACGTCGCGGACCTGAGCCACCGGCGCTTGCGCTTCATGCTTTGCATCCTGATTCAGCCCGAGATCGATGCCGACCCGCAGATAGGAGCGCTGGTCGGGATCGGCGAGATTCAGGACGAACGTCTCCAAATGAAGCGTCGACCGAATTCGCGACGCTTCGCCGGTTGCCGCGTCGCTTCCACGGTTACCCCAAAACCAGATGACGACTCCGGCCACGATCACGATGGGGATAACCGCGACCACCCAGCGGCTTCCGCCCGAGCGTGAATTCTTAGATTTCTTTTCTCCCTCCGGCATGAACTTTGGAAAAGCAATCGAGAGTCCGTAAGGGAGCACGAAAGGGAGCGCTTGTGAATTTTCGTTCGCAGGCGGCCTAACGTCGTGGAATCAACATCTGCGCGAACTCAGCGACGGTGTCGATGGCAACAGGGCCTAACGTCGGCTCAGGCATGAGCGCCAATCCTCTCGATTCTCATGTGTCGGCGATAAGAAATGGCCGCGGGCCCCGCGAGTGACGGAATTCCGGAAACCGCGGCTGAGGACTTCTTCATCTTTGTTGTTTAATTTTTATTTAATTTTCCAGTCTTTAGTTTTTAGTCTTCATCTTTCAGTCTTCGGGGTACAGGCGGCGACTTATTGTTTCAGCGCAATCGTATCCTGAGTGATCTGATCGAAGGTGGTCACGGCTTTGGCATCCGCTTCAAAGCCGCGCTGCGCGACGATCAGGTTGGCGAACTCGGTGGCAATATCGACATTCGACAACTCGAGAGCGCCGCCCGAAATGGTTCCCAAGCCGCCGGTGCCGGGCACACCGTTCACCGCCGCTCCGGAGGCCAGCGTGGGACTGTAATCGGTGCTGCCGTCAAGTTGTAGGCCGTCGGGATTGGCGAAGTTTGCCAGTGCCAGTTCGCCCAGAGCCTCCGTCTTGCCATTGCTGAATGAACCGCTGATGGTGCCATCGGGGCCAATGCTGAAACTTACCAGCGAACCGCTGCTGGCCCCGTCCTGACTGATCGCGGAGGTGCTGCTGGGAGCGGCGACCTGAGTTAACAGGGGAGTTCCGCCGTTGTATAAGTCCCAGGTAAAGTTGAGATTCGCCGCGCCATCCGCCAAGCCGGTAGCGGTAATTCCCGT
Proteins encoded:
- a CDS encoding flagellar basal body-associated FliL family protein, whose product is MLPYGLSIAFPKFMPEGEKKSKNSRSGGSRWVVAVIPIVIVAGVVIWFWGNRGSDAATGEASRIRSTLHLETFVLNLADPDQRSYLRVGIDLGLNQDAKHEAQAPVAQVRDVILSVLGQAKLSDLMTVEGKKKLKEDLLHAVQERVPQLGVEEIYFTEFLIQR